In Flavobacterium lacustre, a genomic segment contains:
- the mfd gene encoding transcription-repair coupling factor, with protein sequence MSKKILYSTYDNSPKTQQIVARLIENNQVKMHLDGLLGSSFSFVIRSLFKKAELPFLVVLNNKEEAAYYLNDLEQMIGDQDVLFYPGSFRRPYQIEETDNANVLLRAEVLNRINSRKKPAVIVTYPEALFEKVVTRKELDKNTLKVSVGDKISIDFINEVLFEYEFKRVDFITEPGEFSVRGGIVDVFSFSNDNPYRIEFFGNEVESIRSFDVATQLSLETQKKITIIPNVENKFFQENRESFLDYISEKTVIFIQNTENLLSELDKQFGKAEEAFEKLAKEIKHATPEQLFLNQTSFIKRALDFSVVEWGSKPIFRTTKKFEFHIQPQPSFNKQFDLLLNNLNENHFNGYKNYLFCSNDAQAKRFHDIFETLDEANSENIRKQYNTIVLPLYQGFIDEENQIACYTDHQIFERYHKFSIKNGYSKKQNITLKELTTLSVGDYVTHIDHGIGRFGGLQKIQVEGKTQEAIKLVYADNDIVYVSIHSLHKISKYNGKDGTPPKIYKLGSNAWKILKQKTKARVKHIAFNLIQLYAKRRLEKGFQFAPDSYLQNELESSFIYEDTPDQTKSTAEVKADMESDRPMDRLVCGDVGFGKTEVAIRAAFKAVDNSKQVAILVPTTILAYQHYRTFTERLKDMPVSIGYLNRFRTAKQKAETLKQLAEGKLDIVIGTHQLVNKNVVFKDLGLLIVDEEQKFGVNVKDKLKTIAANVDTLTLTATPIPRTLQFSLMAARDLSVITTPPPNRYPIETNVVGFSEEVIRDAISYEIQRNGQVFFINNRIENIKEVAGMIQRLVPNARVGIGHGQMDGKKLEELMLAFMNGEFDVLVATTIIESGLDVPNANTIFINNANNFGLSDLHQMRGRVGRSNKKAFCYFICPPYSAMTDDARKRIQALEQFSELGSGFNIAMKDLEIRGAGDLLGGEQSGFINEIGFDTYQKIMNEAIDELKENEFKDLYPEENNLETKEYVKDLQIDTDFELLFSDEYINNVSERLSLYNELGTVKNEEELIIFQNKLIDRFGPMPPRAKALMNSIRIKWIATRIGIEKLVMKQGKMIGYFISDQQSDYYQSNRFHKVLQFVQKHPNLCKMKEKQTPAGLRLLLTFDNVKNTRTALELMELLGK encoded by the coding sequence TTGAGTAAAAAAATCTTATACAGTACTTATGATAATTCGCCAAAAACGCAGCAAATTGTTGCGCGTTTAATCGAAAATAATCAAGTAAAAATGCATCTTGACGGCTTGTTAGGTTCGTCATTTTCATTTGTAATTCGTTCTCTTTTTAAGAAAGCCGAACTTCCTTTTTTGGTTGTTTTAAATAACAAAGAAGAAGCCGCTTATTATTTGAATGATTTAGAACAAATGATCGGCGACCAAGATGTACTGTTTTATCCAGGCTCTTTTCGCCGTCCGTACCAAATTGAAGAAACCGATAATGCCAATGTTTTATTGCGTGCCGAAGTGCTCAACCGAATCAATTCCCGCAAGAAACCCGCCGTTATTGTTACCTATCCCGAAGCACTTTTTGAGAAAGTGGTAACCCGAAAAGAGTTAGACAAAAACACCTTGAAAGTAAGCGTTGGCGACAAAATTTCTATTGATTTTATCAATGAAGTTTTGTTCGAATATGAATTCAAAAGAGTTGATTTTATTACAGAACCTGGCGAATTTTCCGTTCGTGGTGGAATTGTCGATGTTTTTTCGTTTTCCAATGATAATCCGTATCGCATCGAGTTTTTTGGTAACGAAGTCGAAAGTATTCGGAGTTTTGATGTGGCGACTCAATTGTCATTAGAAACACAGAAAAAAATCACGATTATCCCCAATGTGGAGAACAAATTTTTTCAAGAAAATCGAGAAAGTTTCTTAGATTATATCTCGGAGAAAACGGTGATTTTTATTCAGAACACCGAGAATTTATTGTCGGAATTAGATAAACAATTTGGCAAAGCCGAAGAAGCTTTTGAGAAATTAGCTAAAGAAATTAAGCATGCAACGCCGGAACAGCTGTTTTTGAATCAGACTTCTTTTATAAAAAGAGCGTTGGATTTTTCGGTGGTCGAATGGGGTTCAAAACCTATTTTTAGAACCACCAAAAAGTTCGAATTTCATATCCAACCGCAACCATCGTTCAACAAGCAATTTGATTTGTTGTTGAACAATTTGAATGAAAATCATTTCAACGGCTATAAAAATTATTTGTTTTGTTCGAATGATGCCCAAGCCAAACGGTTTCATGATATTTTTGAAACCTTGGATGAAGCGAATTCGGAGAATATTCGCAAGCAATACAATACCATTGTTTTGCCTTTGTACCAAGGATTTATTGACGAGGAAAACCAAATAGCCTGTTACACCGACCATCAGATTTTTGAACGCTATCATAAATTCAGCATCAAAAATGGCTATTCGAAAAAACAGAATATTACTTTAAAAGAACTCACAACACTTTCTGTTGGGGATTATGTGACGCACATTGATCACGGAATCGGACGTTTTGGAGGGCTGCAAAAAATACAGGTTGAAGGCAAAACGCAGGAAGCGATAAAACTCGTTTATGCTGATAATGATATTGTATATGTGAGTATTCATTCGCTGCACAAAATTTCAAAATACAACGGAAAAGACGGTACGCCGCCCAAAATTTACAAATTGGGTTCGAATGCCTGGAAGATTTTAAAACAAAAAACTAAGGCACGCGTCAAACATATTGCATTCAATTTGATTCAATTGTATGCCAAAAGAAGACTCGAAAAAGGGTTCCAGTTTGCACCCGACAGTTATTTGCAAAATGAACTGGAAAGCTCGTTTATTTATGAAGATACACCGGACCAAACCAAATCGACAGCAGAAGTTAAAGCCGATATGGAGAGCGACCGACCAATGGATCGCTTGGTTTGTGGAGATGTAGGTTTCGGTAAAACTGAAGTGGCTATTCGTGCGGCTTTCAAAGCTGTGGATAATAGTAAACAAGTGGCAATTTTGGTTCCTACGACGATTTTGGCCTACCAACATTACAGAACTTTTACAGAACGATTGAAAGATATGCCGGTTTCTATTGGGTATTTGAACCGTTTTAGAACCGCCAAACAAAAAGCAGAAACGCTAAAACAATTAGCCGAAGGAAAGCTTGATATTGTGATTGGAACACATCAGTTAGTCAACAAAAATGTCGTTTTTAAAGATTTGGGCTTGTTGATTGTAGATGAGGAACAAAAATTTGGAGTGAATGTAAAAGATAAACTCAAAACCATTGCGGCTAATGTGGATACGCTTACTTTGACCGCAACGCCAATACCTAGAACGTTACAGTTTTCATTGATGGCCGCGCGTGATTTATCCGTAATTACAACGCCTCCGCCCAATCGTTATCCTATTGAAACGAATGTTGTTGGTTTTAGTGAAGAGGTGATTCGGGATGCGATTTCGTATGAAATTCAACGTAACGGACAGGTTTTTTTCATTAATAATCGAATAGAAAACATCAAGGAAGTGGCAGGAATGATTCAGCGTTTGGTGCCCAATGCCAGAGTTGGAATTGGTCACGGTCAGATGGATGGAAAAAAACTGGAAGAATTGATGTTGGCTTTTATGAACGGCGAATTTGACGTTTTGGTAGCAACCACAATTATCGAAAGCGGATTAGACGTTCCCAATGCGAATACGATTTTTATCAATAACGCCAATAATTTCGGATTGTCTGATTTGCATCAAATGCGCGGTCGAGTAGGACGTAGCAATAAGAAAGCGTTCTGTTATTTTATTTGTCCGCCGTATTCTGCGATGACCGATGATGCCAGAAAACGAATTCAGGCTTTGGAACAGTTTAGCGAATTGGGAAGCGGATTCAATATTGCAATGAAAGATTTAGAGATTCGTGGTGCCGGAGATTTATTAGGTGGTGAGCAAAGTGGTTTCATCAACGAAATTGGTTTTGATACGTATCAAAAAATCATGAACGAAGCCATCGATGAATTGAAAGAAAATGAATTCAAGGATTTGTATCCGGAGGAAAATAATTTGGAAACCAAAGAATACGTCAAAGACTTGCAAATCGATACCGATTTTGAGTTGTTGTTTTCGGATGAATATATCAATAATGTTTCGGAGCGATTGAGTTTGTACAATGAATTAGGCACTGTGAAAAATGAAGAAGAACTCATTATTTTCCAAAATAAATTGATTGACCGTTTTGGCCCAATGCCGCCAAGAGCCAAAGCGTTGATGAACAGTATCCGAATCAAATGGATTGCGACTCGCATTGGAATCGAGAAATTAGTGATGAAACAAGGTAAGATGATTGGGTATTTTATTTCAGATCAACAATCGGATTATTACCAATCGAATCGTTTTCATAAAGTACTGCAGTTTGTGCAAAAACATCCTAATTTATGCAAAATGAAAGAAAAGCAAACACCGGCTGGATTACGACTTTTGTTGACTTTTGACAATGTGAAGAATACCAGAACCGCTTTGGAACTGATGGAGTTGTTGGGGAAATAG
- a CDS encoding S66 peptidase family protein yields MMTPARLQKGDTIAILATARKNIDDNLKPALDLLHSWGLEAVIGSSIGLDDNQLAGTDAQRAADFQAQLDNPNIKAIWCVRGGYGTIRMIDLLDFTQFKENPKWIIGFSDVTVLHNHLNTMGFKSIHGIMPISVPKASPQAIESLRKSLFGEKIIYEIDPFVMNRFGTASGELVGGNLSILYSVLGSPSAIDCTDKILFLEDLDEYLYHIDRMMMNLKRNGCLESIKGIIVGSMTKMKDNDIPWGKNALEIIEDVTKKYNIPVLYNFPAGHIQDNRALIMGSKVTIDVNETCGKVVFE; encoded by the coding sequence ATGATGACACCTGCCCGTTTACAAAAAGGAGATACAATTGCTATTTTGGCAACAGCCCGAAAAAACATAGACGATAATCTTAAACCTGCTTTAGATTTATTACACAGCTGGGGATTAGAAGCGGTTATTGGCAGCAGCATTGGCTTAGACGACAATCAATTAGCAGGAACCGATGCGCAACGTGCAGCCGATTTTCAAGCGCAACTGGACAACCCAAATATCAAAGCAATTTGGTGTGTTCGCGGCGGGTATGGTACGATTCGGATGATTGATTTACTGGATTTTACCCAATTTAAAGAAAATCCGAAATGGATTATTGGTTTTAGTGATGTCACCGTTTTGCACAATCACTTGAATACAATGGGTTTCAAATCGATTCATGGAATTATGCCTATAAGTGTGCCAAAAGCAAGTCCTCAAGCTATCGAAAGTTTGCGGAAATCTTTATTTGGAGAAAAAATAATATACGAGATTGATCCTTTTGTAATGAACCGTTTCGGCACCGCTTCAGGCGAATTAGTGGGTGGTAACTTGTCTATTTTATATAGTGTTTTGGGTTCGCCGTCCGCGATTGATTGCACAGATAAAATATTATTTTTAGAGGATTTAGATGAATATTTGTATCATATTGACCGTATGATGATGAATCTTAAACGCAACGGCTGTCTGGAAAGCATCAAAGGAATTATTGTGGGTTCTATGACAAAAATGAAAGACAATGATATTCCTTGGGGAAAAAATGCCTTAGAAATCATTGAAGATGTTACAAAAAAATATAATATTCCGGTTTTATATAATTTCCCGGCAGGACATATTCAGGACAATCGTGCGCTAATTATGGGAAGCAAAGTGACTATTGATGTAAATGAGACTTGCGGCAAAGTAGTATTTGAATAA
- a CDS encoding aspartate kinase — protein MKTVSSIVENYIKTKPFLLNALSLGIINLTSLSRNIMTELESEFGKEVKQGAVVMSLKRLTEELDFKLNHKINKVIKNIGEITVRSELTDYTFAASDTVLNKQADLITDINTFSDIFYTSSRGVNETNIVVSNSVNHLVDKHFANEKLIQKLENLASITVKLPKENIVVPGIYYFIFQRLAWEGIIINEVISTSNEFTILVSENEVDVAFKVIKDLKN, from the coding sequence ATGAAAACCGTTTCTTCAATTGTAGAAAATTACATTAAAACAAAGCCTTTTTTATTGAATGCATTATCTCTTGGAATCATCAATTTGACTTCTCTTTCTCGGAATATTATGACCGAATTAGAAAGTGAATTTGGAAAAGAAGTAAAACAAGGCGCCGTTGTAATGTCTCTGAAAAGACTTACGGAAGAATTAGATTTTAAGCTGAATCACAAAATAAATAAAGTAATCAAAAACATTGGTGAAATTACCGTTCGTTCAGAATTGACGGATTACACTTTTGCAGCTTCGGATACCGTTTTGAACAAACAAGCGGATTTGATTACGGATATCAATACTTTTTCGGATATTTTTTATACTTCTTCAAGAGGTGTAAATGAAACTAATATTGTGGTGAGCAACAGTGTAAATCACTTAGTGGACAAGCATTTTGCAAACGAAAAATTAATTCAAAAATTAGAAAATCTAGCTTCAATAACGGTAAAATTACCTAAAGAAAATATCGTTGTTCCAGGAATTTATTATTTCATTTTTCAGCGTTTGGCTTGGGAAGGAATTATCATCAATGAAGTAATTTCGACTTCAAATGAGTTTACTATTTTAGTAAGCGAAAATGAAGTGGATGTAGCTTTTAAAGTAATCAAAGATTTGAAAAACTAA
- a CDS encoding YraN family protein yields MAEHNELGKLGEEMAVEYLQKNGYTILERNWTFQKAEIDILAQKENTLAVVEVKTRSSLEFGLPQDFVKPKKIQLLVKAVDAYVNETNLDIEVRFDIIAIHKEDKSFVIEHLMDAFYHF; encoded by the coding sequence ATGGCAGAACACAACGAATTAGGTAAATTAGGAGAAGAAATGGCTGTAGAATACCTGCAAAAAAACGGCTACACCATTCTGGAAAGGAATTGGACTTTTCAAAAAGCCGAAATTGATATTCTTGCCCAAAAAGAAAACACACTGGCTGTTGTAGAAGTAAAAACCCGTTCATCTCTTGAATTTGGTTTACCTCAAGACTTTGTTAAACCCAAAAAAATTCAACTTCTCGTAAAAGCAGTTGACGCTTATGTAAACGAAACAAATCTGGATATCGAGGTCCGTTTTGACATCATTGCGATACACAAAGAGGACAAATCTTTTGTAATTGAGCACCTTATGGACGCTTTTTATCATTTTTAA
- a CDS encoding MGH1-like glycoside hydrolase domain-containing protein, with protein sequence MSEMDAERLRLKLRTDNKGWKKWGPYLTERQWGTVREDYSQSGDAWNNITHDMARSKAYRWGEEGIGGISDNKQHICFAFAFWNHKDHILKERFFGLTGNESNHGEDVKEIYFYQDSTPTHSYQKMLYKYPQGIFPYEKLVKESKKRTRLEPEYELLDTGIFDKDAYFDISIEYAKADEQDLLIKVTVENRSKVAAPITVLPTIWFRNTWCWGYDNYKHKPILTGIGNSLIEVNHRLVGRYKLYAENADEFLFCDNETNFERLYDSPNLTNYTKDGINDYIINKRKDAVNPNKIGTKAAVKYDDVIPANDKKVYRMRFSNQTPSEPFKDFDILFEKRIIDADEFYATLQKGIEEENLKSVQRQAYAGMLWTKQWYYYNVFEWIKGDPSMPKPDGNRKNGRNSTWKHLYTSNILSMPDKWEYPWFAAWDLAFHTLPLARLDPDFAKRQLSVILREYYMHPNGQIPAYEWSFSDVNPPVHAWATWKVYEIDKEMNDGKGDLVFLERIFHKLLLNFTWWVNLKDEGGNNVFGGGFLGMDNIGVFDRSAALPTGGHLKQADGTGWMAMYSLNMLRIACEIAIENPVYQDMASKFFEHFLHIAGAMQSIGGDKLNLWDEDDQFYYDMLHKENGDAELLKVRSMVGLIPLFAVEVLTPELLEKLPDFKRRVEWVLNNRPDLASLISSWYNPGKGETRLLSILRGHRMKMIMKRMFDETEFLSDYGVRSLSKYHKEHPYKFTYEGGTVQVDYTPAEATGDMFGGNSNWRGPIWFPMNYLILDSLEKFSNYYGNEYEVEFPTNSGEMMNIKQAAEGVSKRLLSLFIPDANNKIPMYGEYEKFQKDPIFNKNHMFFEYFDGDTGKGLGANHQTGWTGLISEIIRQLYVK encoded by the coding sequence ATGTCAGAAATGGATGCAGAGCGATTGCGATTAAAATTAAGAACCGATAACAAAGGCTGGAAAAAATGGGGACCCTACTTAACGGAACGCCAATGGGGAACTGTTCGGGAAGATTATTCCCAAAGCGGTGATGCCTGGAATAATATCACACACGATATGGCGCGTTCTAAAGCCTATCGATGGGGAGAAGAAGGCATCGGTGGAATTTCGGACAACAAACAGCATATTTGTTTTGCTTTCGCCTTTTGGAATCATAAAGACCACATATTAAAAGAACGTTTCTTTGGCTTGACCGGAAATGAATCTAATCATGGAGAAGACGTTAAAGAAATTTATTTCTACCAGGATTCTACGCCGACGCACTCCTACCAAAAGATGCTTTATAAGTATCCACAAGGTATTTTTCCGTATGAAAAATTAGTCAAAGAGAGTAAAAAACGGACGCGACTTGAACCGGAATACGAATTATTAGATACGGGAATTTTTGATAAAGACGCTTATTTTGACATTTCTATCGAATATGCAAAAGCTGATGAACAGGATTTATTGATTAAAGTTACTGTAGAAAACCGGTCAAAAGTAGCTGCTCCCATTACGGTTTTACCAACTATATGGTTTAGAAATACGTGGTGCTGGGGCTATGATAATTACAAACACAAACCTATATTAACCGGTATTGGAAATTCTTTAATTGAAGTAAATCACCGTTTAGTAGGGCGTTATAAATTATATGCCGAAAACGCTGATGAATTTTTATTCTGTGATAATGAAACTAATTTTGAAAGGCTGTATGATTCTCCAAATCTCACCAATTATACGAAAGACGGTATAAATGATTACATCATAAACAAACGCAAAGATGCTGTAAATCCAAATAAAATTGGAACTAAAGCAGCTGTAAAATATGATGATGTAATTCCTGCCAATGACAAAAAAGTGTATCGCATGCGCTTCTCAAATCAAACGCCAAGCGAACCTTTTAAAGATTTTGACATCCTTTTTGAAAAACGAATTATTGATGCAGATGAATTTTATGCTACACTACAAAAAGGAATCGAAGAAGAAAACTTAAAATCGGTGCAACGTCAAGCCTATGCAGGTATGCTTTGGACCAAACAGTGGTATTATTACAATGTATTTGAGTGGATAAAAGGGGATCCTTCTATGCCAAAACCGGATGGCAATCGGAAAAACGGACGTAATAGTACTTGGAAACACTTATACACTTCCAACATCCTTTCTATGCCGGACAAATGGGAATATCCTTGGTTTGCGGCATGGGATTTAGCTTTTCATACGTTACCCTTAGCCCGACTAGATCCGGATTTTGCCAAAAGACAATTGTCGGTTATTCTAAGAGAATATTACATGCATCCCAACGGGCAAATTCCCGCCTACGAGTGGTCCTTTTCTGATGTAAATCCGCCAGTGCATGCTTGGGCAACCTGGAAAGTCTATGAAATTGACAAGGAAATGAATGACGGAAAAGGAGATCTTGTTTTCTTAGAACGTATTTTTCATAAACTATTATTAAACTTCACTTGGTGGGTCAACCTGAAAGATGAAGGAGGTAATAATGTATTTGGTGGCGGATTCCTTGGTATGGATAATATTGGGGTATTCGATCGGTCAGCAGCTTTACCAACGGGCGGTCATCTGAAACAAGCAGACGGAACAGGCTGGATGGCGATGTACAGTTTAAATATGCTGCGTATTGCCTGTGAAATTGCTATAGAAAACCCGGTTTACCAAGACATGGCTTCCAAATTCTTTGAACACTTTTTACACATTGCAGGAGCCATGCAATCTATTGGCGGTGACAAATTAAATCTTTGGGACGAAGACGACCAGTTCTATTATGACATGCTTCATAAAGAAAATGGCGATGCCGAATTACTAAAAGTACGCTCCATGGTGGGATTGATTCCGCTGTTTGCCGTTGAAGTTTTAACACCTGAATTATTAGAAAAATTACCTGATTTTAAACGTCGTGTCGAATGGGTTTTGAACAACAGACCTGATTTAGCCAGTTTAATTTCCAGTTGGTACAATCCTGGCAAAGGAGAAACTCGTTTGCTTTCTATCCTTCGTGGGCATCGAATGAAAATGATTATGAAACGAATGTTTGATGAAACCGAGTTTTTATCCGACTATGGTGTTCGTTCGTTATCTAAATACCATAAAGAGCATCCTTATAAGTTTACTTATGAAGGCGGAACAGTTCAAGTAGACTACACTCCTGCCGAAGCTACCGGAGATATGTTTGGTGGAAATTCAAATTGGAGAGGTCCTATTTGGTTCCCAATGAACTATTTGATTTTAGACTCCTTAGAAAAATTCTCCAATTATTATGGCAATGAATACGAAGTAGAATTTCCTACTAATTCAGGGGAAATGATGAATATTAAGCAAGCTGCCGAAGGAGTTTCTAAGCGTTTGTTATCACTCTTTATTCCTGATGCCAATAATAAAATTCCAATGTATGGAGAATATGAAAAATTTCAAAAAGATCCTATTTTCAATAAAAACCATATGTTTTTTGAGTACTTTGATGGCGATACCGGAAAAGGTTTAGGCGCCAACCACCAAACAGGATGGACAGGCCTTATCTCAGAAATTATCAGACAATTGTATGTAAAATAA
- a CDS encoding L-threonine 3-dehydrogenase, producing the protein MNPKILIIGACGQIGTELTHRLRKLYGTENVIASDIRKLNNDVVNSGPFEVVNALDFNQIEHLVEIHHITDIYLMAALLSATAEKNPAFAWDLNMNSLFHVLNLAKAKKIKKIFWPSSIAVFGPTTPKENTPQYTIMEPSTVYGISKQSGERWCEYYNHIFGVDVRSVRYPGLISWSTPPGGGTTDYAVDIFHKALSDKKYECFLSSETKMPMMYMDDAIDATIRIMQAPTEQIKIRSSYNLAAMSFTPIEIAAEIQKHIPEFSITYNPDFRQKIADSWPASIDDSEARKDWNWHHEFNLETMTIDMLEHLSAENHS; encoded by the coding sequence ATGAATCCGAAAATATTAATCATAGGCGCCTGCGGACAAATTGGAACGGAATTAACGCATCGGCTTCGTAAGCTTTACGGAACCGAAAATGTGATTGCTTCCGACATTCGAAAACTGAACAATGACGTTGTAAATTCGGGTCCCTTTGAAGTCGTAAATGCATTAGATTTTAATCAGATTGAACATTTGGTAGAGATTCATCACATCACGGATATCTATTTGATGGCCGCACTATTATCGGCAACAGCCGAAAAAAACCCTGCTTTTGCTTGGGATTTAAATATGAATTCACTGTTTCACGTTTTGAATTTGGCTAAAGCCAAAAAAATAAAAAAGATATTCTGGCCATCGAGCATCGCTGTTTTTGGCCCTACAACTCCCAAAGAAAACACGCCTCAATATACCATCATGGAACCTTCTACGGTTTACGGCATCAGCAAACAATCTGGCGAAAGATGGTGCGAATATTACAATCATATCTTTGGTGTAGATGTACGAAGCGTGCGTTATCCTGGATTAATAAGCTGGTCAACGCCTCCTGGTGGTGGCACAACAGATTATGCTGTGGACATTTTTCATAAAGCTTTAAGTGACAAGAAATATGAATGCTTTTTATCTTCGGAAACCAAAATGCCAATGATGTATATGGATGATGCCATTGACGCAACAATTCGTATTATGCAAGCGCCAACGGAACAAATTAAGATTCGTTCTTCTTATAACTTAGCCGCAATGAGCTTCACGCCAATAGAAATTGCTGCCGAAATACAAAAACACATTCCAGAATTTAGCATTACTTACAATCCTGACTTTCGTCAAAAAATAGCCGATAGTTGGCCCGCCAGCATCGATGATTCCGAAGCTCGAAAAGACTGGAACTGGCATCACGAATTTAATTTAGAAACAATGACAATTGATATGCTGGAGCATTTAAGTGCTGAAAATCATTCTTAA